The following proteins come from a genomic window of Prionailurus viverrinus isolate Anna chromosome D1, UM_Priviv_1.0, whole genome shotgun sequence:
- the TIMM10 gene encoding mitochondrial import inner membrane translocase subunit Tim10 yields MDPLRAQQLAAELEVEMMADMYNRMTSACHRKCVPPHYKEAELSKGESVCLDRCVSKYLDIHERMGKKLTELSMQDEEVIKRVQQSSGPV; encoded by the exons ATGGATCCGCTCAGGGCCCAGCAGCTGGCCGCAGAGCTGGAGGTGGAGATGATGGCTGATATGTACAACAG AATGACCAGTGCCTGCCACCGGAAGTGCGTGCCTCCCCACTACAAGGAAGCAGAACTGTCCAAGGGCGAGTCTGTGTGCCTGGACCGCTGTGTCTCCAAGTACCTGGACATCCATGAGCGGATGGGCAAAAAGTTGACAGAGTTGTCTATGCAGGATGAAGAGGTGATAAAGAGGGTGCAGCAGAGCTCTGGGCCCGTGTGA
- the SMTNL1 gene encoding smoothelin-like protein 1, which produces MNTQDGGEMEQKEGEPSKDGTTVSPAAEAPVTQGGGASAEKEAKATAEKILKEGPPERALAEASTSAEFQGEANGWDEVKVEAKGEAELHKEGGGKEEITAAPQETADGKEETQLDPKEAKEGQETTPASEKQQADEKQAEPESREEAHVSEEAKAEPKQATGEREAETGAEEADGKEGATVASQEESDKPEGPAAEAQGKAGAPEAGSDSETKAAVEEEEAEAEPQEADVKEAESGGPQEEQDQGVERESEEGAGVIPSSPEEWLESPTEEGSGLSPGELAPDTAAASGETSPSASESSPSDAPQTPTEPPPSQEKKKEKAPERRVSAPARPRGPRAQNRQAIVDKFGGAASGPTALFRNTKAAGAAIGSVKNMLLEWCRAMTRNYEHVDIQNFSSSWSSGMAFCALIHKFFPDAFDYAALEPSQRRHNLTLAFSTAEKLADCAQLLEVDDMVRLAVPDSKCVYTYIQELYRSLVQKGLVKTKKK; this is translated from the exons ATGAACACGCAGGACGgcggag AGATGGAGCAGAAGGAAGGGGAGCCCTCCAAGGACGGGACCACTGTCTCCCCAGCCGCAGAGGCCCCGGTGACGCAGGGAGGTGGAGCCTCTGCAGAAAAGGAGGCCAAAGCCACAGCGGAGAAGATCCTCAAAGAGGGGCCTCCGGAAAGAGCACTGGCCGAGGCCAGCACGTCAGCTGAGTTTCAAGGGGAAGCAAACGGGTGGGATGAGGTCAAGGTGGAAGCCAAAGGGGAGGCAGAACTTCACAAGGAGGGCGGCGGGAAGGAAGAGATCACGGCGGCTCCTCAGGAGACCGCTGATGGGAAGGAAGAGACCCAGCTTGACCCTAAGGAGGCCAAGGAAGGGCAGGAGACCACGCCGGCCTCCGAGAAGCAGCAGGCTGACGAGAAGCAGGCCGAGCCTGAATCTAGGGAGGAAGCCcacgtgagtgaggaggccaagGCTGAGCCCAAGCAGGCCACTGGGGAGCGGGAGGCCGAGACTGGGGCCGAGGAGGCTGATGGGAAGGAGGGGGCCACAGTGGCCTCTCAGGAGGAGAGCGACAAGCCGGAGGGGCCTGCAGCGGAAGCTCAAGGGAAAGCGGGTGCCCCAGAGGCCGGGTCGGACTCGGAGACGAAGGCTGCcgtggaagaggaggaggccgAGGCTGAGCCTCAGGAGGCTGACGTGAAGGAGGCG GAGTCAGGTGGTCCCCAGGAAGAGCAGGACCAGGGTGTGGAGAGAGAGTCggaggaaggagcaggagtgATTCCCAGCTCCCCCGAGGAGTGGCTCGAGAGCCCCACGGAGGAGGGCAGTGGCCTCAGCCCAG gtGAGTTGGCTCCAGACACCGCAGCAGCTTCGGGAGAGACCAGTCCTTCGGCCAG TGAGTCTTCACCCAGCGATGCGCCCCAGACTCCCACGGAGCCCCCTCCCTcacaggagaagaagaaagagaaggcacCGGAGCGCAGGGTGTCGGCCCCTGCCCGGCCCCGGGGGCCCCGCGCACAGAACCGCCAAGCCATCGTGGACAAGTTCGGAGG gGCAGCCTCGGGCCCCACGGCCCTGTTTCGAAACACGAAGGCAGCGGGGGCAGCCATTGGCAGTGTCAAGAACATGCTCTTGGAGTGGTGCCGGGCCATGACCAGAAACTACGAG CATGTGGACATCCAGAACTTCTCCTCCAGCTGGAGCAGTGGCATGGCCTTCTGCGCCCTCATCCACAAGTTCTTCCCCGATGCCTTCGACTACGCTGCCCTGGAGCCCTCACAGCGCCGACACAACCTCACCCTGGCCTTCTCTACTGCTGA